In Oryza sativa Japonica Group chromosome 1, ASM3414082v1, the genomic stretch ATGGCGGTGGTcgagcagccgcagcagcaggtgGTGAAGCTCTTCAACTGCTGGTCCTTCGAAGACGTTCAGGTTTGCCTGTCCTCCCATTATACTAGTAAGCAAGTAGGGGTACTCGTCTGGTCTGTCGATAACTCTCGTTGGCGCAGGTGAACGACATATCCCTCGCCGACTACCTCGCGGTGTCCTCGACGAAGCACGCCACCTACCTGCCGCACACGGCTGGCCGCTACTCGGCGAAGCGCTTCCGCAAGGCGCAGTGCCCCCTCGTGGAGCGCCTCACCAACTCCCTCATGATGCACGGCCGCAACAACGGCAAGAAGATCATGGCTGTCCGCATCGTCAAGCACGCCATGGAGATCATCCACCTCCTCACCGACGCCAACCCCATCCAGGTCATCGTAGATGCCATCATCAACAGGTACCACCGTCCAATTCCCAATTCCTTTCAGTTGCGCACTTCAATTGTCCAATTCACTTTTTTTTCAATCACCCTCACCCTCTTATATGCAAATGCTTATCACTGTCCAATCACCCCCACCCTCACTCTTATATGCAAATGCTCATAactgtagtattttttttctttttacaaataCTTCTATCCCAAAATACACTCCTCTATTTTGCCCGTGCAATTAATGTTATCTTACTAGCCAAAAATCAAgacgggaatatatatatatatatatatatatatatatatatatatatatatatatatatatatatatatatatatatatatatatatattgtttggtACGAGTAGTACATACGAAAATGTTTGTGTTACATGTCTAATGTGACAATTTACTACTATCACTGAATgaaatgaacacaaataaacaagcatgattgtTGTTCACAGCGGCCCGCGTGAGGACGCAACCCGTATCGGCTCTGCTGGCGCTGTGAGGAGGCAGGCTGTGGATATCTCTCCCTTGAGGAGGGTCAACCAGGCAATCTACCTCCTCACCACTGGCGCCAGGGAGAGTGCCTTTAGGAACATCAAGACCATTGCTGAGTGCCTTGCTGATGAGCTCATCAATGCCGCCAAGGGCTCATCCAACAGGTAAATCTTGCTTCTCATTTGATGAAATGAGGCTACTGACACATCCATGCTCTAATTCTGATATGTTACAGCTATGCCATCAAGAAGAAGGATGAGATTGAGCGTGTTGCCAAGGCGAACCGTTGAGTGCTGAACCCATCTCAGTGTGCTCGAGCTATTGCCTTGCACTGTTGCCAGTACTTTTTGCTAGTCTTTTTGGGCTTTGCCAGAGTTACCTGTGATTTTCTGTTTAATGATAAGTGCTGAGAAAATGTAGTAGTCTGTTCGCTATCGACATTGTTTTATTACACCCCCAATCCTTGTTCCTGCATGATCTGAGTTCTTTATGTGTGATTGACTGATGATTGGTTCTGTTTCTGATTATGTTACTTGAATTTCAAGCTGTAGATGATAGCTTAGATTAGGTTCATTATGTTTACTCGACTTAGGATGTGTTCGTTTGGGTGATAGGGAGTGATAATGcacatcgttttccgcgcgcacgcttcccaaactactaaatggtgtgtaaatggtgtgttttttgcaaaaattttctatatgaaagttgctttaaaaaaatcatattaattcatttttgaaatttaaaatagttaatactcaattaatcatgagttaatggctcatctcgttttgcgtatcttcccaatctcctcaatccccttttcctcaaacacacccttagttaaGCTTGCTGGTCTTGGTATGTCTCTGAAATACTCGCTGCTTGCATGCCATATGCAAAGTTTATCAACTAACTTCGTATCTGCACCACCCTAAATGGAATAAGAAAATTCTTATTTGTGAATGAACTCGGGCAAATGGCCGCCTACCAGTTTGGTATCAGCACAAGTAAATTATGGTGTATGTATTTCACATGAACAGTCAATTCCAATTGTTGAGTTAAGCTGAAAATTTGATATATCATTTGCAACGTGGATAAATGAGATTGCTGAAATCTGGGGTAGTTCTGTGTGAGGTTGCTATCATATTATAAACTtaagattgtaaacatccaaaatttggccaaaaacTTGAAATCTGATATTTCGAttattttatccaaattttggaagtttttgtcTTAACGGTATTTTGGCcatttcgacaaatttgtacgGTACTAATGGAGGCTAactggacggcgatggtaaattgtagaaattaagaaaaagtcgatggcatattgtagaacgtgataaagttagtggcaaatcgtagatgtgtgacaaagtcagtggcatataatagGTTGTCCCATGTAATAGAATCTTTCCCTGCCTTAAAAAGAAGTTTGAAAGggcaaaagaaagagagagagagagaattaatATGTCATCTTATGATTATAATTATATGCCAATCCAACATTCgtgtaaatataaatatatttccaTGCCGTAAAAAAGTTTGAAAGGGctaaagaaaaagaggagagagagagagagagaggggggggggggggggcggggtgGTGTGGAATTGATGATAGGCCAAAGGTGGTGAGGAAGAATCTGGGTCGTCCAGGCAAGATCCCACGGGCGATGCGAACGAGCACCGGATCCGCTGCGGCTGCTCGGCGTCGGGTCGGAGGTGAGGTCTCGAAACCCTAGCTGCTCCGACGACGATCGTggcagccgccgtcgccatggtgCTGGGAAagatcgtcatcgtcatcggctCCGGTAGGGATCCACTCTCGCGATTTCTGTGCGTCTAATCTGTATGTATAGGGTAGCTTGGCCcaatcccccctctctctcgttaGCCTCTAGCTCGATTCGCTCCTGCTCCTGTTTGTTGCTTCATTTACTGGAGTAGCTTCGATTAGCTTTACTTGTTTGGAAATTGCAGGAATCGTTGGGACATTACTCACCAGCGGAGAGGCCAAGATTGCGCTCCCCGATTTTAGGGATGTGCTCTCTGGTGCCTTCAAggttgttcttttttctttcaatttcaatcatTCCTTCCTTTCAGtagtattttgtttttatttagagtaaatttcacaaaactacatattttatggTTCAcgttgcagaaaaccacataTTTTGAtacttggcacttaagtacatatattttggtagtttagtttcacaaaaccacactatcgatgaatggattcactTGTGATATGACGACGTGGTTGTTTCATCTAGTATGAGGACGTGGCATCAtattaatttcgtgcgatggCTGGTAATAGGATGCCATGTCCTCGTCCTAGGTGAAACAGCCACATCATCTCGCGGGTGAATCTATACATCGataatgtagttttgtgaaactacacgaccaaaatatatgtactcaagtgccaagtgtcaaagtgcgtgtggttttctgcaacttgtaccacaaaatatgtagttttgtgaaatttactcttttatttAAGACATAAAAGGTTCCTTTGCTCCTTTGCTCTGCTCTCTAGTTTGTGACCAAGCAAGACAAAAAGGATGGCCCATCCACCAGCAGCCCTCACGCTGCTCACTTGCTATCTCAGGTCTCCCACTCGTCATCTCTTACTGTACTTCATCGCTGGATGGCTCCATGATTAACCCACTGCTCATCTAACTATTAGGTCAATCATCTCAGAGAGGACCTCCAACTTTTGTCCAGGTCAAATCAAGTTGCTATTGTCACCGTCGATGGTAGACCAGGTCTCTCCCATTCTTCTCTGTTCTGTTGTATCTGCAGTGTGCTTTTTTCCTGGAATTATTAACCATAACCTATTAACCTAGTGATATTTATGTTTTCTTTACCGTCCATATCGTTTTTCCTGCCAACCATTATCTTGGAGGAATACATTAAGCCCATTTTCTGATCTAACTAATTTATGGAAACTTGCTCGTGAAATCGTTTGATGCCCTTTTGGACACCAAATTTTTGTATGTAATTTTTGCAGCTACTTCATTGTCTTCTATACTAACGCTGACAAATTCTTTCTTTTGCAGGCCCTGGTGCTTATGGTATAACAGCTGTTGTTGCTGGGGCTATCGGCTATTTATACATAAGGTGGAAGGTAAAAGTAATCACTGATTCTCAACTTGGCAGAAGGGTGCTATTGAACAATTATAAACACATCATCTTAGACTATCAGACAAGCAaagttttctctttttctctctccttccttttcATTTTAGGGCAACTGTCATAATCCACAAAATGGGGCAATCAAGCTAACTCGGTGATTTACAGGGTTGGAAACTTTCTGATTTGATGTTTGTGACGAAGCGTGGCTTATCTGATGCCTGCGATGTGGTTGGCAAACAGTTGGAACATGTTTCAGAGAATGTTAATGTAAGTTTCTCCTTCGTTCACTGGAATATGAATATTGCACTATTTGAAGCTTTTACATGCATACTGCAATGATCCTATATTTCTCTCTTTGGGAAGTTGGAACTGTTGTTTGTTGAATGGAGTTCAATCCTTTAACATCCCGTTAAAGTTTGTGGCATACTGTATGTCAATCACTATTGGACTGCCACCTCAAATGAGAGAGTACACATCAGGCCGCTCAATTAAAATGGTTAAAGGGGAAATATCTAgtgaaaaccatcaaataaATGAAAACCTGTGAAAACCGGACCGAATCTAAATTCATAACAGTTTCCTATTACTGttcacctgaaatttgtcttttttgttccTCCCAAATGAAGTTGAGTTTTTACTTAAGATTTGGTGGGAATGTTgcctctagtttttttttcatgaatttagaGAACTTTTAGGTCCGGTTTTCActtatttgatggttttcacCAGATATGTCCACATGGTTAGAATACCTTGGATTTGCAGGATGACCTTTCTTGGATATGAACATTTACAATTATGTGTTGTTTTTGTATATGGCATCTTTATAATTCTATTAAGCATTCTTGACCTATTTGGACCAAACAAGAAAAGTTAACCTGAGAAAACAAAACAGAATCTATGATTCCCACCTCCCACTAGATATGCCTCTGAACATTTTGAGGCTAGCTTTGTTATACTGTTGCATCTGCGTGTGCTTACTCCCACTGTTTGATTCAAATTCGTGTTTATGTGCAATCTTCTGATATCAGGCTGCAAAGAGGCATCTGGCAGGAAGAATAGATCATGTAGATTGTACTTTAGATGAATGCCAGGAAATTACAGAATCCACAAGAAAAGAGGTTTGAATGCTCAAGCATTATGTTAATAGGATTTTATATAGTTTATTGGAGGTTGATACAAAATTAATTCAATAGGTTACAGTCATCCATGAAGATATAAGTGCCTTCCAGGAGGAAATGCAATCAGTTCATCTTGTGGTTCGTACTCTGGTAGGTGCCTTGTATTCCGCATACACTTCTTTTTCAAGATAACTCTTTTCCTCACTGGTGCTAGATGGAAACTGACTTCTTCCCTTGTACTACAGGAGACAAAGCTTGGACGTCTTTCATATACCCAAGTAATTAAGAGTTTGCAACAATATAACTTGCTTTACCCCCAGAAATATGCATTTTGCTAACCTCTTTTACTGAAATGTCTTAGGATCGTACAGCACGAGGAATTTATGACTTATGCGAGTTCACTAAAAGGCTGGATAAGAGCCCCAAAACTGATACTCGTCAGGCAAGTTAGCACAATGCCCAAAAGCTATTTTTGGCAGACCTTGCTATGTTGCTAGCCTGAACTTCTATTCCCTTACGATCCCATACTAGAACATTATTGATATAAAAAGGCATACACTTACACATGAGTTTCTGATAGATTGTGTAAAATGACTGCTCAGACATTGATTTGGCATTATAAGTTATGATATGGCTCCTACATGACCAACTTTAATCTATTTCTTTTGATCCATGAGATATCCCTCAGGCAATGTCCCTCGACACAGTTTCTGGCGTGATACCAATTACGATGTATTAAGTGGCACCATGAAGCTTTCTTATATCATCCTTCTATACTGATAGTCTTGATTTTTCTTAATCGATTTCCAGGTCTTATCATCAACTCCTCTTCCAGCTATTGAATTGCCAGAGAGAATTACAAGGGTAAAGTTGTGCACCTTTTTGAATGTTAACATGATTTGGATTATCTGACCTTTTATTTTCTTACCACAGGCTGCTTCTTTGCCTCCAAGTTCAGAACCGGAGTTTTCTGGCCCTCGATCACCTGTAACAGAGGCATCTAAGGTCAGGTCTGGTTTTGTGTCTGAGGACATGTTTGACCTGGGTTATTGCatctaattatttttcttttgcaggTTGTGCATTCTCCTACAACTATGTCGGCATCAGGACTGAGTATGCTAGTTGAAACATCAATGCCACCTAAAAGGGTAATATCATCTAACATGCTTTTAAATTGAATAGAGCGACTCATGGCCTATTAAGTGTTAATGCTTACGCTGGGAAAGATGAAGCACTTCGCCTGATGATTATAGACATTGGAAATACTAGCTGTTTACAAAGACGATGGTGTATTGACTATGCTTGAGTGAACACATTAATAGTGAGTCTGCGTTATACTTTCTGGCAATATGCCCGAGCTTTTATCACTTTTCGTTGCTCGACTAGGTGTGCCATTGTTGTTACCTTCCAAAACTCTATAGCACTAAATGCAAACCAGAACGTAAGGAGTGTGTATGCCCTAAACTGAGCAGCTTAAGTTGTCTTAATCCTGCATGAATCTCCAGGGTGTTTTGAGCCGAGCAAGTTCTATGAAAGAAGGATCCCAGGAGCTATCAAATGGGTCATCAAGTTCAGGGGAACCAACCACTGGGAGGAATGTTCCAAATTCAAGACTGTTTGGAGGGTTTGGTTTTTTGAAGAGTTCTGCCAGTTGAGATACATGGCATTGTCATGGTTTTACCCAAAGGAGTTGGATTGACCTTTACGTGTATATGTATTGCTAGCTACTAGGTGccagtagaaaaatatgcagtTGCCCCATGGCATCACTTTCACCTATTGGAAGTGCCAATTTTTTgtagaaattaattaatctatataCCAAATACAAATGCATTGCAGAGATATACTGTTTGTCGGTTGtggttgtaaaaaaaaactcgtAGGGGCAGAAAGAGACACCTGATTGCGTCTTGTTGCAGCAAGTTTGTTTGGGGAGGATGTACTGGAATAAGGGTATAGTAGTAGTAGGAATTATTATGGCACATTTGCATGCTTTGGCATATGGCACTCTGAGTTTTATTGATCTCAGATTTTCGTCACTttaatatactacctccatcctaaaatgtttgacgccatcgaattttttaaaaatgtttgaccgtcttattcaaaaaatttaagtaattgttaattctttttctatcatttgatttattgttaaatatacttttatgtatacatatagttttacacatatcacaaaagtttttgaataaaacgaacggtcaaacatgtttaaaaaagtcaacggtgtcaaacatttaggaaatgagggagtatataggagtatatatactCCAGGTGTGGTGTGGGTGTAGTACGTATGAAGTATGATGGATTTGTTGTACTTTGGTTTTCACGGCGAGCCATCTTGTTGTAGCTGTCGGAGTAGGAGGGCAGCCATATTGATGGATGAAGGTCAAATAATTTGGGCCTAATCGATGGTGATACTCCTACTAAACGCTCGCTCTTCTGTGAGGCAGGCTCCTTTTGTT encodes the following:
- the LOC4326457 gene encoding small ribosomal subunit protein uS7 produces the protein MAVVEQPQQQVVKLFNCWSFEDVQVNDISLADYLAVSSTKHATYLPHTAGRYSAKRFRKAQCPLVERLTNSLMMHGRNNGKKIMAVRIVKHAMEIIHLLTDANPIQVIVDAIINSGPREDATRIGSAGAVRRQAVDISPLRRVNQAIYLLTTGARESAFRNIKTIAECLADELINAAKGSSNSYAIKKKDEIERVAKANR
- the LOC4326458 gene encoding uncharacterized protein isoform X1 — its product is MVLGKIVIVIGSGIVGTLLTSGEAKIALPDFRDVLSGAFKFVTKQDKKDGPSTSSPHAAHLLSQVNHLREDLQLLSRSNQVAIVTVDGRPGPGAYGITAVVAGAIGYLYIRWKVKGWKLSDLMFVTKRGLSDACDVVGKQLEHVSENVNAAKRHLAGRIDHVDCTLDECQEITESTRKEVTVIHEDISAFQEEMQSVHLVVRTLETKLGRLSYTQDRTARGIYDLCEFTKRLDKSPKTDTRQVLSSTPLPAIELPERITRAASLPPSSEPEFSGPRSPVTEASKVVHSPTTMSASGLSMLVETSMPPKRGVLSRASSMKEGSQELSNGSSSSGEPTTGRNVPNSRLFGGFGFLKSSAS
- the LOC4326458 gene encoding uncharacterized protein isoform X2: MVLGKIVIVIGSGIVGTLLTSGEAKIALPDFRDVLSGAFKFVTKQDKKDGPSTSSPHAAHLLSQVNHLREDLQLLSRSNQVAIVTVDGRPGPGAYGITAVVAGAIGYLYIRWKGWKLSDLMFVTKRGLSDACDVVGKQLEHVSENVNAAKRHLAGRIDHVDCTLDECQEITESTRKEVTVIHEDISAFQEEMQSVHLVVRTLETKLGRLSYTQDRTARGIYDLCEFTKRLDKSPKTDTRQVLSSTPLPAIELPERITRAASLPPSSEPEFSGPRSPVTEASKVVHSPTTMSASGLSMLVETSMPPKRGVLSRASSMKEGSQELSNGSSSSGEPTTGRNVPNSRLFGGFGFLKSSAS